A stretch of the uncultured Cohaesibacter sp. genome encodes the following:
- the rpmA gene encoding 50S ribosomal protein L27: MAHKKAGGSSRNGRDTAGRRLGVKKFGGETVIAGNIIIRQRGTKWHPGSNVGMGKDHTLFATTEGNVEFRTKSNGRTYVSVNPVAEAAE, encoded by the coding sequence ATGGCACATAAAAAGGCAGGTGGTTCATCCCGTAACGGTCGCGATACAGCCGGCCGTCGTCTGGGCGTGAAAAAGTTCGGTGGTGAAACTGTCATCGCCGGCAACATCATTATTCGTCAGCGCGGAACCAAGTGGCATCCGGGCAGCAATGTAGGCATGGGCAAAGACCATACCCTATTTGCAACCACCGAAGGTAACGTAGAATTTCGCACCAAGTCCAATGGCCGAACCTATGTATCCGTGAACCCGGTGGCGGAAGCCGCAGAATAA
- a CDS encoding 50S ribosomal protein L21, translating into MFAVIKTGGKQYTVSPEDIIQVEKLEGEAGDTVTFDSVLLVGSEGDTTVGAPVVEGASVAAEIVDQGRGRKIIIFKKRRRQNSRRRNGHRQHFTSVKITEILTGGKAPAKAAKKATPAKKEAEAAPAKAAEGEPLFTAPAEKDDLKKISGVGPVLEGKLNALGITSFAQIAAFSEEDIAKVDDALNFKGRIDRDNWLEQAAAFAAEK; encoded by the coding sequence ATGTTCGCAGTCATCAAAACCGGCGGTAAGCAGTATACTGTTTCCCCCGAAGATATCATTCAGGTAGAGAAGCTTGAAGGCGAAGCTGGCGACACCGTAACCTTTGACAGCGTGCTGCTGGTTGGCAGCGAAGGCGATACCACTGTTGGTGCACCGGTTGTTGAAGGCGCAAGCGTCGCAGCAGAGATTGTTGATCAGGGCCGTGGCCGTAAAATCATCATCTTCAAAAAGCGTCGTCGTCAAAATTCCCGTCGCCGCAATGGCCATCGCCAGCATTTCACCTCCGTCAAGATCACCGAGATCCTGACCGGCGGCAAGGCTCCAGCGAAAGCAGCCAAGAAAGCGACCCCTGCCAAGAAAGAAGCTGAAGCAGCTCCTGCCAAGGCAGCCGAAGGCGAACCACTTTTCACCGCTCCTGCGGAAAAAGATGACCTGAAGAAAATCTCCGGTGTTGGCCCGGTTCTGGAAGGCAAGCTGAACGCACTGGGTATCACCTCGTTCGCGCAGATCGCTGCCTTCTCTGAAGAAGACATCGCCAAAGTTGATGACGCTCTGAATTTCAAGGGCCGCATCGATCGTGACAACTGGCTTGAGCAGGCTGCTGCTTTCGCCGCTGAGAAATAA
- a CDS encoding site-specific integrase → MSGHPRLFRRKATYCHRAAVPVDIKDTYPKTEETFSLRTTDHREAVKRIRVAAAEVDRRFDEHRAKLALETAPPTMELSDEQIKLVGELAYHQCLRYDDWMRSRGFGFLKPSDDADADNNFDSHVIRVDSAQQLLKANYARGKSRPASDAKVLDLVKEKMGIRLDPASPSLRLARMEYDKGWLRALNVMAQRANGEVIETPEAPSIEDQITNKRASVAQWSAPLLSEAVRDWAAEKAKTSWVAKTEREHRVWMQHFIETVGDRPLDDYTKADARAFKAVLMQIPPNWNKHKPLQGITKLTEAAEKANKIGLSAMSDRNVNKILGFVGSFWTWAEGQYDETPANLFKGVKLKINKRARDDRDPFTMDELKAIFSAPVYTGCKSLREWNQPGDLVPRDAGIYWVPLISLFSGARMGEIIQLRVDDVKEEGGIAYLSVNAEEEDQHLKNLNSWRSIPIHPKLIEMGFLKLVESRRAENADRLFPDLKKEKWLLFLSILKALQSVPAKRRSQAGQDVVP, encoded by the coding sequence ATGTCTGGTCACCCTCGTTTATTCCGCCGCAAAGCAACCTATTGTCATCGTGCTGCTGTGCCGGTGGACATCAAAGATACCTATCCGAAAACTGAAGAAACCTTTTCTCTGCGGACGACAGACCACAGGGAAGCCGTGAAGCGTATTCGTGTGGCTGCGGCAGAGGTTGACCGCCGATTCGATGAACATCGGGCCAAGCTTGCCTTGGAAACCGCGCCACCGACCATGGAACTGTCTGACGAGCAAATCAAACTGGTTGGTGAGCTGGCCTATCATCAGTGCCTTCGATATGACGATTGGATGCGCAGCCGGGGCTTCGGCTTTCTCAAACCCAGCGATGATGCCGATGCAGATAATAACTTCGATAGTCACGTCATTCGCGTAGATAGTGCGCAGCAATTGCTGAAGGCAAATTATGCCAGAGGTAAGTCTCGCCCTGCCAGTGATGCGAAGGTGCTCGATCTGGTCAAAGAGAAGATGGGCATTCGTCTGGATCCTGCGTCTCCCAGCCTTCGATTGGCAAGGATGGAGTATGATAAGGGCTGGCTTCGTGCTCTGAACGTCATGGCGCAAAGGGCCAATGGGGAAGTTATCGAAACACCAGAAGCACCCAGCATAGAAGACCAGATCACCAACAAGCGGGCGTCGGTGGCGCAATGGTCAGCACCGCTGCTATCGGAAGCTGTACGAGACTGGGCAGCAGAAAAGGCAAAAACGAGCTGGGTTGCCAAGACAGAGCGAGAGCATCGTGTCTGGATGCAGCATTTCATCGAGACCGTAGGCGATAGGCCACTTGATGACTACACCAAGGCAGACGCCCGGGCATTCAAAGCCGTGTTGATGCAGATCCCGCCAAATTGGAACAAGCATAAGCCTTTGCAGGGCATCACAAAGCTGACAGAGGCGGCAGAGAAAGCCAACAAGATTGGTTTGTCCGCGATGTCCGACAGGAACGTCAACAAGATCCTTGGTTTTGTCGGCTCATTCTGGACATGGGCAGAGGGGCAATACGATGAAACCCCTGCCAATCTCTTCAAGGGCGTAAAGCTGAAGATCAATAAGCGAGCCAGAGATGACCGTGATCCCTTCACGATGGATGAATTGAAGGCGATCTTCTCGGCCCCCGTCTACACGGGCTGCAAATCCCTTCGTGAGTGGAATCAGCCCGGAGACCTCGTGCCGCGTGATGCAGGCATTTATTGGGTGCCGCTGATCAGTCTGTTCTCAGGCGCTCGCATGGGAGAAATCATTCAGCTTCGAGTGGATGACGTGAAGGAGGAAGGCGGCATTGCCTATCTCAGCGTCAATGCAGAAGAAGAGGATCAACACCTCAAGAACCTCAATTCGTGGCGGTCTATCCCGATACACCCCAAGCTGATCGAAATGGGGTTCTTGAAGCTGGTCGAGAGTAGGCGGGCAGAGAACGCTGATAGGCTGTTTCCTGACCTGAAAAAAGAAAAATGGCTATTATTCCTCTCCATTCTCAAAGCACTTCAATCGGTTCCTGCGAAGCGTCGGAGCCAAGCGGGACAAGACGTCGTTCCATAG
- a CDS encoding recombinase family protein — MVVVGYARVSSLGQSLEVQQNKLREARVEKLFEEKRSGVDTNRPALKQCLEYLREGDTLVFTRIDRLARSAEDLLRITRQLDDKGVTVRVLDQSIDTSDAAGKAFLGMLAVFAEFETNIRKERQMDGIAKAKAKGTKFGRKPALTEDTISAIRQSREDGKTVPQIMKDTGLSKATIYRALAVA; from the coding sequence ATGGTTGTTGTCGGATACGCGCGTGTGTCGAGCCTTGGACAGTCCTTGGAGGTTCAGCAGAACAAACTCAGGGAAGCCCGAGTTGAGAAGCTGTTCGAAGAGAAGCGCTCAGGCGTGGACACAAACCGACCGGCCCTGAAGCAATGCCTTGAGTATCTGAGAGAGGGCGACACACTCGTCTTCACGCGCATCGACCGTTTGGCTCGAAGTGCAGAGGACTTGCTTCGGATCACCCGCCAGCTTGACGACAAGGGCGTGACCGTTCGAGTGCTTGATCAATCTATCGATACCTCTGATGCCGCAGGGAAAGCCTTTCTGGGTATGCTGGCGGTGTTTGCAGAGTTCGAGACCAACATCAGGAAAGAGCGGCAGATGGACGGGATCGCCAAGGCAAAGGCGAAAGGAACGAAGTTCGGACGCAAGCCAGCCCTGACCGAAGATACCATTTCTGCAATCCGTCAGTCCCGAGAGGATGGCAAGACCGTCCCCCAGATCATGAAGGACACAGGTCTGTCAAAAGCGACGATTTATCGGGCGTTAGCTGTCGCCTGA
- a CDS encoding AAA family ATPase, producing MQTDAHSRPKLPPLWTGSELMRMDFPEPAHLLGKWFPSCSLCMIYGATGIGKSWLAMSVALAVANGRDLLNWETSRPRKVAYFEAEMNQAETKGRLVALNGGPLPDSFMLCSGTGPQGSLPSIDDREAQDLYLEQILEHDIEVVVFDNLCSIVTEASISEDTTWLPVQSFFRELQSAGVTVLLVHHAGKSGDYLGTSRMTQNMNTVIEVSRPQGTPGGSGAVIEIVFKKDRGGGGNPGQILKLIEGETGGLDWQVIGGSSVDPVDEAIEALETREFANQQELADHLGISQPKLSGLFSKAMKSGRMERGEHNRILHQVRSERKTNSELDE from the coding sequence ATGCAGACTGATGCACACTCCCGACCGAAACTGCCTCCACTCTGGACAGGCTCCGAGCTGATGAGAATGGACTTCCCAGAGCCAGCACATTTGCTTGGTAAGTGGTTCCCTTCCTGCTCCCTCTGTATGATTTATGGAGCAACAGGCATCGGCAAATCTTGGCTTGCAATGTCGGTGGCTCTGGCTGTCGCCAACGGTCGCGATCTGCTCAACTGGGAGACATCGAGGCCGCGAAAGGTTGCCTACTTCGAAGCCGAAATGAACCAAGCGGAGACAAAAGGCCGACTGGTGGCACTGAATGGTGGACCTCTGCCTGACTCCTTTATGCTTTGCTCAGGGACTGGGCCGCAGGGTTCACTCCCATCGATTGACGACCGAGAAGCGCAAGACCTGTATCTTGAACAGATCCTTGAGCACGACATCGAGGTCGTGGTGTTCGACAACCTCTGCTCCATCGTCACCGAAGCATCCATCAGCGAAGACACCACGTGGCTACCCGTTCAGAGCTTCTTCCGGGAACTGCAGAGCGCAGGCGTAACAGTCTTGCTTGTCCATCATGCAGGCAAGAGCGGGGACTATCTCGGAACATCCCGAATGACCCAGAACATGAACACGGTCATTGAGGTGTCGAGGCCCCAAGGTACTCCCGGTGGAAGTGGCGCTGTCATTGAGATTGTCTTCAAGAAAGATCGAGGTGGAGGCGGTAATCCGGGGCAAATCCTCAAGCTGATCGAAGGGGAGACTGGCGGCTTGGACTGGCAAGTCATCGGAGGCTCATCAGTGGATCCGGTTGATGAAGCTATCGAGGCGCTCGAAACGCGAGAGTTTGCCAACCAGCAGGAGCTTGCGGATCACCTTGGCATCAGTCAGCCCAAACTGTCCGGCCTGTTCAGCAAGGCGATGAAGAGCGGACGGATGGAGCGAGGGGAACACAACAGGATTTTACATCAAGTACGATCAGAGCGTAAGACGAACAGTGAACTGGACGAATAA
- a CDS encoding type I restriction endonuclease: MNFSEQVAAIATRSKQAELQAQTEEATKTSVILPFIRALGFDVFNLDEVVPEFVSDVGTKKGERVDFALKIDGKVTMLIEAKPINTVLGDTQFNQLFRYFTGTDARLCILTNGREAWFFSDTEAANKMDATPFFRFDFQSHDKSQVEELSKFRKETFNIDCIIEAASNLKYKRNAADYLKSQFEDPDDDFVRLVGRQIHDGQMNKGAMDLVRPAIQSALDEIVRDRIQDKLGVAFSTESKAPAKPSESTLEKDDEVEADDGIETTEEEIQAYMIVRAIAAKVVSIDRVVIRDARSYCAILMDNINRKPICRLHFNSKTTKSIGVFDSDKNEHKHRIENLEDIYGYAKDIEDVVQFYADK; the protein is encoded by the coding sequence ATGAACTTCAGCGAGCAAGTTGCTGCCATTGCGACCAGATCGAAGCAAGCCGAGCTTCAGGCTCAAACTGAAGAGGCGACAAAGACCTCAGTGATCTTGCCATTTATCAGAGCGCTAGGTTTTGATGTATTCAACTTGGATGAAGTGGTGCCGGAGTTTGTTTCTGATGTCGGAACTAAGAAGGGGGAGCGAGTCGACTTTGCTTTGAAAATTGACGGTAAGGTCACGATGCTGATCGAAGCAAAGCCGATCAATACTGTTCTGGGGGACACGCAGTTCAATCAATTGTTTCGGTACTTCACCGGTACTGATGCAAGGCTATGCATCCTGACCAATGGCCGCGAAGCTTGGTTCTTTTCCGACACTGAAGCAGCGAACAAGATGGATGCCACGCCATTTTTCAGGTTTGATTTCCAATCGCACGACAAGTCTCAAGTTGAAGAACTCTCCAAATTCCGCAAAGAAACTTTCAATATCGACTGCATTATCGAAGCTGCCTCAAACCTGAAATACAAGAGGAATGCGGCGGACTACTTGAAGAGCCAATTTGAGGATCCGGACGATGACTTTGTCCGATTGGTGGGTAGACAAATCCACGATGGCCAAATGAACAAGGGGGCTATGGATCTCGTTAGACCAGCAATTCAGTCTGCCCTTGATGAAATCGTCCGAGATCGCATTCAAGACAAGTTAGGTGTTGCGTTCAGCACAGAGAGCAAAGCCCCCGCTAAGCCCTCAGAAAGCACTTTGGAAAAGGATGATGAAGTAGAAGCGGACGATGGTATTGAGACGACAGAAGAAGAGATTCAAGCCTACATGATTGTTCGTGCGATTGCTGCAAAGGTGGTCAGCATAGATCGTGTTGTTATTCGGGATGCGCGAAGTTACTGTGCGATTTTGATGGACAATATCAACCGAAAGCCAATTTGTCGGCTTCATTTCAACAGCAAAACGACGAAGTCAATTGGAGTATTCGATAGCGACAAGAATGAGCATAAGCATCGAATAGAAAATCTCGAAGATATATATGGTTATGCCAAGGATATTGAAGATGTGGTTCAATTCTATGCAGACAAATGA
- a CDS encoding colicin — protein MNLPEWLVFWVWQALLGEIYPEIRAIALRFSPDKELLIRYYVDRNPTEDDFESIQCVVTNILAHTSSNDQIISVDEEVIYSTDRISDLDVLDGLVYARREVFG, from the coding sequence ATGAATTTACCAGAATGGTTAGTATTTTGGGTATGGCAGGCACTTCTTGGCGAAATATATCCAGAAATTCGCGCGATTGCACTGCGGTTTAGTCCAGATAAGGAGCTGCTCATTCGTTATTACGTGGATCGCAATCCAACCGAGGATGACTTTGAAAGTATACAATGTGTGGTAACAAACATTCTGGCGCATACATCGTCTAACGATCAAATTATTAGTGTTGATGAAGAAGTCATCTATTCAACAGATCGAATATCCGATTTGGATGTGCTTGATGGTTTAGTCTATGCTCGGAGGGAGGTGTTTGGTTGA
- a CDS encoding RHS repeat-associated core domain-containing protein, with the protein MASGEWTKHIHSNVRKVGNSFSFLHRDHLQSVRLVTKSNGEVGRTGRYKPNGERVEEIQDLGTKRSSKGFIGERDDPETGLTYLHARYYDPALARFVSPDWYDPTQPGVGTNRYAYSANDPVNKLDPGGNALFESTDEDGDSDGNARVMEFADGSEGPGGSYKDILAMRLSRNVMKELKASRRI; encoded by the coding sequence GTGGCCAGTGGAGAATGGACGAAGCATATTCATTCCAATGTACGCAAGGTTGGCAACAGCTTCAGCTTTCTGCATCGAGATCATTTGCAGTCCGTGCGTTTGGTGACCAAGTCCAATGGTGAAGTTGGCCGTACGGGCCGTTACAAGCCTAATGGTGAGCGCGTTGAAGAGATCCAGGATCTTGGCACCAAACGGTCCTCCAAGGGCTTTATTGGAGAGCGGGACGATCCGGAGACCGGTCTAACCTATCTCCATGCCCGCTATTACGACCCGGCTCTCGCCCGCTTCGTCTCGCCGGACTGGTATGATCCAACCCAACCCGGTGTCGGCACCAACCGGTACGCATACTCCGCAAACGATCCAGTCAATAAACTCGATCCGGGGGGGAATGCCTTGTTTGAGAGTACGGATGAAGACGGGGATTCTGACGGGAACGCTCGCGTGATGGAGTTCGCAGATGGATCTGAAGGCCCTGGTGGTTCCTACAAAGACATCTTAGCGATGAGGCTTTCGCGCAACGTAATGAAAGAGCTAAAGGCGTCGCGAAGGATCTAG
- a CDS encoding DUF4240 domain-containing protein, with translation MDENEFWYIIDKYFYLGNDNDEIRIYLENKELSQIIDFKNILLEKMNVSYVFPLLEANFVISSYVSDDGFADFRAWLVSKGSQKFYEALKNPETIAIWLEKDDIEQIEVSEFRYVADEAFLEAGGSVEEFEERVIYLPDPNMIMDWPDNKEEYSMRFPNLVEKFWNQDLINEYHSE, from the coding sequence ATGGACGAAAATGAATTCTGGTATATAATAGATAAGTATTTTTATTTAGGAAATGATAATGATGAAATAAGGATTTATTTGGAAAATAAAGAACTTAGCCAAATAATAGATTTCAAAAACATTCTGTTAGAGAAGATGAATGTTTCATATGTCTTTCCATTGCTCGAAGCTAATTTTGTCATTTCTAGTTATGTGTCGGATGATGGATTCGCAGATTTTCGTGCTTGGTTAGTTTCTAAAGGATCTCAAAAGTTCTATGAAGCGCTTAAGAACCCAGAAACAATAGCCATCTGGTTAGAGAAGGATGATATCGAACAAATAGAAGTTAGTGAATTTCGTTATGTTGCAGATGAAGCCTTTTTAGAAGCAGGAGGATCTGTGGAGGAGTTCGAAGAAAGAGTGATCTACTTGCCTGATCCAAATATGATTATGGACTGGCCAGATAATAAGGAAGAATACTCTATGAGATTTCCAAATTTAGTGGAGAAATTTTGGAACCAAGATTTGATCAATGAATATCACTCGGAGTAA
- a CDS encoding DUF4265 domain-containing protein, with the protein MSSSKRRSPERLKKIKFRLPNHEWHGHETEELWAEEISDGKFRIENSPFFVKGVCFEDIVSAKRNNDGLHFGKVLISAGHSTYRIIRGGNVGEEQFQKFWQPLHSLGCSYESADFGYLMYTIDVPPSSDIHAVYGLLEKGDEHDIWEFEEGHCGHLI; encoded by the coding sequence ATGAGCTCAAGTAAACGCAGATCACCTGAACGTCTGAAAAAGATTAAGTTTCGTCTTCCTAACCACGAGTGGCATGGCCATGAAACTGAAGAGCTGTGGGCAGAAGAGATCTCAGATGGCAAATTTCGAATTGAAAACTCTCCATTTTTTGTAAAAGGAGTTTGTTTTGAAGATATTGTTAGTGCAAAAAGAAATAACGATGGCCTCCATTTTGGGAAAGTGTTGATTTCTGCGGGGCATTCAACATACAGAATAATTCGAGGCGGCAATGTCGGTGAGGAGCAGTTCCAAAAATTTTGGCAACCTCTACACTCGTTAGGTTGTTCTTACGAAAGTGCGGATTTCGGATATTTGATGTATACGATTGATGTACCTCCATCCTCTGACATTCATGCCGTCTACGGCCTTCTTGAAAAAGGCGACGAACATGATATCTGGGAATTCGAGGAAGGGCATTGCGGCCATCTAATTTAA
- a CDS encoding sugar phosphate isomerase/epimerase family protein, with amino-acid sequence MAKHNWTRESWPIAAAMIPFPNTLADGRLVQDMPAGHWEETLCEVADAGFTELDPTDSWLRIADLEASRLDEFLAVTRSLGLSIPAISTSRRSVIDPQNGDDNLAYCHRVIDTASKIGADAVCFGLFGALTDEQKQALWFWTVDGEKNPDDPAVYNKAVTRIRELGQHAAEQNIEVSLEMYEDTYIGTADGAVRFVEDVDLPNVGINADIGNLIRLHRPMEHWQSMMGKIAPFLKYWHVKNYIRVEDPVTGAFLSHPATMEAGIINYRAAIKLALEHGFKSAFLCEHYGGDGLTIAARNRDYLRNILPRA; translated from the coding sequence ATGGCAAAACACAACTGGACGCGGGAGAGCTGGCCGATTGCTGCTGCGATGATTCCCTTTCCCAACACGCTCGCAGATGGTCGGCTGGTTCAGGACATGCCCGCCGGCCATTGGGAGGAAACGCTTTGCGAGGTCGCTGACGCGGGTTTCACAGAGCTGGACCCGACCGATTCCTGGCTGAGGATTGCCGATCTGGAAGCCTCTCGACTTGACGAGTTTCTTGCAGTGACGCGATCACTAGGTCTTTCCATCCCGGCTATCTCGACCTCTCGGCGCAGTGTCATTGATCCCCAGAACGGAGACGACAATCTGGCCTATTGTCACCGCGTCATCGATACCGCAAGCAAAATTGGGGCAGACGCGGTCTGTTTTGGTCTTTTTGGCGCGTTGACCGACGAACAGAAGCAAGCGCTCTGGTTTTGGACCGTAGATGGTGAGAAAAATCCCGATGATCCTGCGGTTTACAACAAGGCCGTGACCCGGATCCGGGAGCTGGGGCAGCATGCTGCGGAGCAAAATATAGAAGTCTCGCTGGAAATGTATGAGGACACCTATATCGGGACTGCTGATGGGGCGGTCCGGTTTGTCGAGGATGTGGATTTGCCCAATGTTGGCATCAATGCGGATATTGGCAATCTCATTCGTCTTCATCGGCCAATGGAGCATTGGCAGAGCATGATGGGCAAGATTGCACCCTTCCTCAAATATTGGCATGTGAAAAATTACATTCGCGTCGAGGATCCGGTGACCGGTGCGTTTCTGTCTCATCCAGCAACCATGGAAGCAGGCATCATCAACTATCGTGCCGCGATCAAGCTTGCATTGGAACACGGCTTCAAAAGCGCTTTTCTGTGTGAGCATTACGGCGGCGATGGCCTGACCATTGCAGCGCGCAATCGTGATTACCTGCGCAACATTCTGCCCCGTGCATGA
- the denD gene encoding D-erythronate dehydrogenase, which translates to MKVLVIGAAGMVGRKLIDRIGEEPEILGGAIEKLFLVDVIKPEAPKGLADIASCKAIDLAQAGVAEELISDRPDIVIHLAAIVSGEAEADFDKGYDVNMKGSYMLLEAIRAEGKKQPYKPRFIFASSIAVFGAPFPEKIGDEFFTTPLTSYGTQKAIIELLISDYSRRNILDGIGIRLPTICIRPGKPNAAASGFFSNILREPLVGKEAILPVEDHVRHWFASPRSAVGYFTHAATLDLSKVGPRRNLMMPGISATVADEIAALERVAGPKTVSLIKRVPDAAIRGIVDGWARDFSVKRALSLGFTAEKTFDEIIRVHINDELGGKIGG; encoded by the coding sequence ATGAAAGTACTTGTTATTGGCGCGGCGGGAATGGTCGGTCGGAAGTTGATAGACCGGATTGGTGAGGAGCCAGAGATTCTTGGAGGGGCGATCGAAAAGCTGTTCCTTGTTGACGTTATCAAGCCAGAAGCGCCAAAAGGCCTTGCGGATATTGCTTCCTGCAAAGCGATAGATCTTGCTCAAGCGGGTGTGGCCGAGGAGTTAATCAGTGATCGCCCGGATATAGTCATTCATTTGGCTGCTATTGTGTCCGGGGAGGCCGAGGCTGACTTTGACAAAGGCTACGATGTCAACATGAAGGGCAGCTATATGCTCCTGGAAGCCATTCGGGCAGAAGGAAAAAAACAGCCATATAAACCCCGCTTTATTTTTGCTTCCTCTATTGCTGTATTTGGAGCGCCGTTCCCAGAGAAAATTGGAGACGAATTCTTCACAACGCCACTCACCAGCTATGGGACGCAAAAAGCAATTATAGAATTGCTTATTTCCGACTACTCACGCCGTAATATTCTCGATGGTATTGGCATTCGGTTGCCAACGATTTGTATCCGCCCCGGAAAGCCAAATGCAGCAGCGTCAGGCTTCTTTTCAAACATCCTGCGCGAACCGTTGGTGGGCAAAGAAGCCATCTTGCCGGTTGAAGATCATGTGCGGCACTGGTTTGCGAGCCCACGTTCAGCGGTAGGCTATTTTACCCATGCAGCAACCTTGGATCTGAGCAAGGTTGGACCACGCCGCAACCTTATGATGCCGGGCATTTCGGCGACCGTCGCCGATGAGATTGCGGCTCTTGAACGTGTTGCTGGCCCGAAAACCGTAAGCCTTATCAAGCGTGTGCCTGATGCCGCCATTCGGGGAATTGTCGATGGGTGGGCACGAGATTTCAGTGTCAAACGCGCGCTCAGTCTCGGCTTTACGGCTGAAAAGACGTTCGACGAAATCATACGTGTTCACATCAATGATGAACTGGGCGGTAAAATCGGAGGCTAA
- a CDS encoding GntR family transcriptional regulator produces MNRKQTIELSQLNDDLAVRRVSLAEIAADRLRELVLVGTLEPGQTLPERELCEKLQISRTPLREAIRELAAEKLIEIQANRRLRVADPSTQYINDLFEVQAALEALGGKLFIERATDKQIEQLLAIHAKLKKLATGADSMKFFKLDMEFHTTIIKFAANSALSDSHRQYNAALFRARYLSSEQARWRDITMAEHEEIVEAIVARDAPRLSNALTEHLMTGKSNHEKLRKESEDLKTDDENNAGKN; encoded by the coding sequence ATGAATAGAAAACAAACAATCGAGCTATCACAGCTGAACGACGATCTAGCTGTAAGACGCGTTTCCTTAGCGGAAATCGCGGCCGATCGCCTACGTGAATTGGTGTTGGTGGGCACGTTGGAACCGGGCCAGACGCTTCCAGAGAGAGAGCTGTGCGAAAAATTGCAAATTTCACGCACTCCCCTGCGAGAGGCGATTCGTGAATTGGCTGCCGAGAAGCTAATAGAGATACAAGCCAACCGGAGATTGCGGGTGGCAGATCCTTCAACTCAGTATATCAATGATCTTTTCGAAGTGCAGGCTGCATTGGAAGCCCTGGGGGGAAAGCTGTTCATTGAGCGTGCGACAGACAAGCAGATTGAACAGTTGCTTGCCATACATGCAAAGCTCAAAAAGCTGGCAACAGGCGCCGACTCCATGAAGTTCTTCAAACTCGATATGGAGTTCCACACGACCATCATCAAATTCGCAGCGAACTCGGCGCTTTCTGACTCTCATCGACAGTACAACGCCGCGCTTTTTCGCGCCCGTTACCTGTCTTCCGAACAAGCGCGTTGGCGCGATATTACGATGGCAGAGCATGAAGAGATCGTTGAAGCGATTGTTGCGAGAGATGCACCAAGATTGTCAAATGCCCTCACAGAACATCTAATGACAGGCAAGTCCAATCACGAAAAGCTTCGCAAGGAATCCGAAGATCTCAAGACTGACGATGAGAATAATGCAGGCAAGAACTAA